CTGCACTGTAACACCCAATATGttcactaaactcaaaacttatAACTTAATATATAGAcatacatattacattacatttaagatTTCCCTGAACTTACTGaacatattttatttactaaGAACTATAGGTTTTAGGAAAGAAATACACAATTTATAAAAGTTTTGTCAACTTAaccagaacacaaaatatatggtagtatatattttttttgtttgtttgtttgttgttataTCAATTGATTTGCATAATAATTCAACTTTAAGAGCTCAGAGAAAATGACGCTTGCTCATACAGCCTACAACAGCATAGAGGCCAAGCAGTTTATTATAATAGTATATGATTTACTGTACAAGTTTACTTGAGGTAGCACCAGGgaggggaaatgactacacactgatggtgagtgttagtcagaaaatgGACTAAAggaacacacccagtatgcaaataggttgtaccagaagccaatgaaaataaaacagccaatggcaacagactaaactctataactctataaacTTTATAACTTCATTTCGGTTCACGTAGCTCAAGATAGTTGAGTAATGGTTGGACATatccaatatattttttttttacataaaacaggctcaatttatttgagttcagacaAATAAGACCAAAAAACAAATTTTGGTCCTACTTTCAAAATGTACAACCTCATTCTGACATGTTCAAATCAccctacagggttcatacacgttttatccaatacatttcctgttttttttttttttcatgacttttccatgccttcaaggccaattttcatgaccatacgatttttttttttttttaaacatcagcgCAGACATgggcaataaaaccaaaaatcaactaaaactctAATCAAAATTGactatagtaggtctaaaatgaatcagataaaatgttgacacacaatctttaacaataaaatgtgtgtcagatcctgaggtCTCAGTTGTCTaggcttaaattactgaatttacCCTGAGCtaatgtatttgtagctcaaaatagatttattccattgataaactgaaacacaaagatttgtagaccaaatttccatgacttttccatgaactttctaggtatttttacttttccaaaacttatccagattctaggcctgtcacgataagatttcttttttttttattgtggacgatatattgtcccagaaatgaatgagatacacgatatttttggaattttaagactattaaaagccactgacataatgataacagaatagcataaaaaagcaatgatACAAATTTTTGAAGACAACAAAATTTGAAtgaataattgattataattagtttgggaattatatccttatttcttcacctacctACTTCACATACACTGAGTGTATGTCATAGactcacagttattgaagcataaCTGGTTAAAATACTCTTCACTGTTATATAttgtgaacaaacaaacaaataaacacaataggcgatatcacgattatcaaaactaattgaggtcatgttaatttattgtacactctaaaaaacagagggaCGATATAAGTAGGTAtcctcttcataattgtacccttaaaggtataatattggtctttacaggatcagatgTGTTCCCTTTAAAGTACAAAGCCATTCCAAACAGCAAAACGTACAGATTTGTAccctttaaccagccaaaaggtatattcagtattctgtatcactgtactaataaataatatagatatatatatttaaattgcacatttatttttaatttgaaagccagaccattttggatcaagttcttgacacatatttagttgatgataatgtttataatctttaaaatctttactggcacaaaaaacatgggtacaaaaaaggactttcactgataAGGTATTGttttgtacctcaataaaaggtacagcctcagcgacaagctttatactcttttaagtacaaatctgtacttatttttcttagtgtgtacgaTAAATCGGTATcccaattattgtgacaggcctacaaaattccatgacttttccattttttttttaatgcctgtTGAACCCTGCACTATTAAGTCCTGTATGCTAATGCTTCCTCCATAAACCCATAAGTCTTCCAAGTGCTtgcacattaaaaaataataataataataataaacgccaacattaaaacacttaaacacttaaaaccaCTGCCCACAAACCAGCACCCAGTATGTAAACACACTGTTAGCTACACGGTAAGCGAAACCTCGTAGACCAAAAAGACACAAGGAAACGGATCCTCAGGTGAGACCTCGCACAAGCGCTACAGAGGAGCATGCATTAATAATGAAGAGAAAGCGGAGAGCGACAGCAAAATTACGCTCAGCTCGCTGTAATCTCACGAGGTTGCGTACCTACACCTGCCGTAGCTGTGTTTAAAACGGGGACTTTAGCCTCGTCTGACAGGACAGATTTCAAATGCCTTTAAACTGGCttagcagcagcagagacacagGAGTTGTCAGTGGCTTAGCCAAATCGCTGCACACAAAGACATCGCATTAGCAAGGAATGAAGAAATCCAGCaaagctcttcttcttcttctccttcttctttcttTGCCTCCATGAAAGGCGCAAATCGGAACTGACTATTGTGGCTCACAGTTGTTGACTACAGCAATGCTGGCAGGAGCTTCTAAGCTTCTAAGAGTTTCTGTACAGTAGATGCTGTGAATGCTGTCAGttactgtaatatataaaaaaaaaacgtcttggGAAAGAAAAGGAAATGTAAACTAGCAACTCAATTGTTTGACTTCTCTGACAATTGTTAAGTGCTAAAAATAAGGCAATCAGGCAAAGTATGCTACagttttagcttgttttaaaaaaaaaaagaaagaaacatcaAGAAGTTACAGAAGGACAAACAACAGGAACTGAAACAATAGTGATAAATCGCTTCATTCCCTCTTCATATGGCTTCAACTTGTCTGTATCAAGATTCACAAACAAAGGCAGCGCAGGattaatgctgccttcaagtcctgtcggaaatatatatacacatatatatttacacaatgCAAATGAGTGCAcatgagcagcagcagcacaaacttATGTTCATTCATTTTTCACTAAGCCCAAACTTTATGAGTTGAACACAACACTGATTTAAAGGACAATACTTGTATGTTTGTTAAGAGTTTACCCTCATCTAGAGCTGGACAATCTGTCCGAAACTCACTTAGAATCACGATATTCTGATTTCTTAAttctatttaatattaaataactttGATATTGATATGAATACACAAAAAAGGTACTGCTTTAGGTTTACTTAGTCATACACTGATAAAAGTGTGAGATATAGTgaaaattataaaacaatatataatctgaaacagagaaaaaaatcaTCAGCAGTTGCAGATTCGTAAAAAGATTCTATTTAAATAGTATTTAATTcataataaagtgtatttttttttaaatccatgacACTTTCTgtaatgtacagttgggtcagtgttcagATTTTAAGCACTACAAAAAAGCACACAGtcgatatgtaaaaaaaaatgcatcataaTACGATAAAGTATCGTCATATTGCCTTCCATGCAGCTCTTCCCTTATCTACTTGGTTTCActtgcagtaattgtccttgctAACAGCTAATAGTAACAGAAAAACACAAGTTATAAGGAAAAAGGCCATTCACTACTTGCCAAAATGACTTAGAAAGAAAAATCATCGTGTTTACGAGCCTCAGAGGTGGACTTATAAGCAGCATAAGCCAACAGCAGATGCTAAAAGGGACCAGGTCTGTTTATTTACTATATACTGCATCTTGTATATAGTCACTGCCTGAGTTCTCAGCTCCATCTGAGAGTGTATTCAAAACAATAACCCATAACCCATAATAGCATTATGTTCCATGCTTGATTTACCCATAGCCTGGCAGAGTTGACACAATGCGGGCGAAGCTAAAGATGTCAAAAGCAGATAGACTGAGATAGATGGAGAGGTGCACTCTCCGATACATGAAAGGtgctggaggtggaggtgggggaGGGGAGGTGACTCATGTTACATATCATCACAACATGTGCCACCCCCTCCTCCCTCAGCCTCGCTTCATCCTTCACGCCAGCTGCTCGGCATGCGCACACTTATTCACCTGGAGAGAGAGCAAGATTCGCACTCGCAGAaccagagataaagagagataagcCTGGCAGGGAAATAGAGAGGAAACAGGgacaggaagaggaagaggtgGCCACATGAACAAAGGAATACAAACTGTCTTTCCTACCTGAATTATCGACATCCTGTTGACGGGTGTCTCCGTAGTGCTGGTCACAGGCCCCGTGAAGCTGGTGTGGCAGCCCACGTGTCCCTGGGGGACGCTGAGGTTGTTGGCATTGGGTTTGAGGTACATGACTTCAGACCTGGGTGAGCTAAGGGGAAGGCGTGTCTGGTAGTCAAAGTACATGGGCGAGGTGGCCAGCGAGGGGCTGCTGACCACGTTCATCACGTTCATGGTGTCGCGCTCCTCCACCTCGCTCTGCACCAGCATGATGTCGTTCTTgttgatcttcttcttcttgctcttGCCCAGCTGCGGGTGTGAGTACTCGGCGATGCGGCAGTTGTAGGTGCGGATCTCCTTGTTCTCCCGCTTGCACTTGACGGCGATGGCGATCATGGCGGCCAGCAGCATGACGGAGATGATGCTGAGCGTGACGATCAGCGGCAGCGACATGTCCCAGCTTTGCTGTTCCTCATTGATACGCGGTTCGCCCTCTGGCAGAGGCCCCGAGTAGGCCTTCACCACCAGCTTGGCCATGGCAGAAAGCGTGGGCTTGCCGTGATCTGTCACTTTGATGATGAGCTCCACAACAGGAGACACCTCCTCCCACAGCGGCTGGGCCGTACGCACCTCGCCGGTCACCGCATCTATGTCAAACAGGTGGTCCTCGTTACCATCCGAAATCTCATACGTGAGGCGGCCGCTTTCGCCGAAGTCGTTGTCCACGGCTCTGACCGTGGTGATGATGTGGCCCACGCCTACGTTGCGAGGGACGTAGATCTCCGCCGTGTCGTTCTGCAACAGCGGCAGGACAATGACTGGGATGTTGTCGTTGACGTCCAGAACACTCACACGCACCGTGGTGTTGCTTTCCAGGTGAGGGTTACCTGAATCCTTCGCCTGGACTTTGAAATCAAAATACTTGGTTTGCTCATAGTTGAAACTCCTCAAGGCATAAATGGCCCCGTCAGTCGGTTTGATGTTGACGTACGTGGTTATGGACTCCTCACTCACGTTAGACGGAAGAAGAGAATAGGAGACAGTGCCATTCTGCCCCAAATCTGGGTCATGAGCCAGAACTGATCCTAAGTATTCCCCTGGGATGTTGTTCTCTGGCACTTGAAGGAGATATACCATTTTTGTGAAGCGGGGTGCATTATCATTTTCATCTAAAATCTTGACTGTGAAAGATTTAGTAGAGTTTAGTGGAGGGTTGCCATTGTCTTTGGCCACAATAGTGATATTGTATTCATCTTTCACCTCCCGATCTAGGGGGCGGTCTGTGACCACCGTGTAAAAGTTATCAGAATTCTCCTCCAACCTGAAGGGAACATTCCCTAAAATCCTACACTGAAGCTGCCCGTTACGCCCAGAGTCCTTGTCTGTGACTCTCACTAAAGCAATGACAGTCCCTGGGGCTGCCGCCTCACTAACTGCCCCCTGCCGCACTGCCACAAAGCCTATTGATGGCCAATTGTCATTCCTATCAAGCACTTTAACGGTCACTTTACAATGGCCTGGAATTGGGTTCGGACCTTGATCCTTCGCCTGCACATCAATCTCTATAATTGGGTTTTCCTCATAGTCGATTTTGCCCTGAATCTTTATGACACCTGTTCTGGGGTCTATCGTGAACAACTCTTTGATCCTATCGGGTACATAGCAGCTGAAAGCGTAGGTAACCTGCCCATTACTTCCCTCATCAgggtcagtggcatttaaatctATCAACACTGTGCCTGGAGGAGAGTTCTCTGGAATCTCTACAACATAAGAGGGCTGCTCGAACACGGGACTATTGTCATTCGAGTCAGTTACCTTTACATTAATCTGCATTGTGCCCGATTTGGGATATTCTCCTCCGTCTGtggcagtgatgatcagggtgTGATGGCTGCGTTCCTCTCTGTCTAAGGATCTCTGGACGACTAACTCTGGAAATTTAGTCCCATCTCCTCTGGATTTCACGTCCAAAGAAAATATGCTGTAGTCGTCTCGAGTGATTTGATAAGTTTTAAGGCCATTTTCCCGAGTGTCTGGGTCGTACGCGGCTGCCAGCGGGAAACGGGTGCCCGGGGCCGCGTTCTCAGAAATGTCAATATCAATCTGCTCCGAAGGGAAGCTGGGTGGGTTGTCGTTGATGTCCTGTATTTCCACCTTGATCATGCAAATTTCTTTGTCGTTGGCAAACACCTCCATGGAGAGCTGGCACCTGGGGTTCCTCTTGCACAGGGCTTCCCTGTCGATCCTCTGCTTGGTGTAGAGGAGACCGCTCTCGGGGTCCACATCGATGAGGTGCGGCGCTGAGTTCTCCAGCACCCTAAAGTTGGACTTCTTGCCCTGCTCCCCCAGCTCAAGTCCTGCATCCTTGGCAATGTTTCCTATCACGCCCTGAATCTTCTCCTCTGGTATGGAGTAGTTCAGGTTTTTCAAAGTCAGGGCTTGCACCCACAGGAGCAGGAAAGGAAAGATGGAGTGATACATCCCTTTCAGCGTGGGCTCTCCAATGGGTATCCAATGCGTTTTACGCTTCAGACCTGTTGATCAGCCCCGGCAAATCTCACAATTTATGCGCTCAAATCCAAAACCGTTCATGGTGAAAAGACGCTGGCTGGAGTCATCGCGAGGTCTTTCCCTTCCGGcagtctctcttttctctctctctcttcctcttttttttatcCTGAGTTTTGACAACACACGCTGCGGCTCAGCATCTAATTGCTATTCTGCTGAAAGCCTGGGCGCCTTGGATggacacaccaccaccaccaccaggacCACCGCGACCAATCTGCCTTTCTGTGGCCAGGCGTCTGCAAAACAGGgatataaaaagatataaaaaaaatatacttaatattttggaggtgttttattttgtttgtttgtctgttttctgCAGCAAAACACCACATACAAGACCTTGTGTATAACATAACGTGTCATTTACCAAAacgtttaaaatgataaaattgcaGATACATTTTAAAGTCTATgggtataataataattacatatacatgattattttctctctttctctctttccccaaTGAAACACAAGCACATCAACCGCGTGATTCCTCATTCCTGGACGAGCGACGTGGACAGCATGTCAATAATCTAACCTTGAAAGGCGAAATCCAGCTCTGGTGGAGCTGTTTCTCAGCATGAAGGATGGAGAAAAGCGAGCGCGTCAAGACGGAACTACAGAACTACAGCAGCGCAACCAGAAAATCGAGTGTTTCTTCATTTTTACAAAGGAAAATAAGAGTCGGGTATGAATAATTATGGTTAAACAGCATCTAAAAAGCACCGGATCTACCTCCATCCACTCCACTCCACTGCTAGCTGTGCTGAGGCAACACTATGAATACAAATgcgaaaaaaaattcaaaaagcgAAAAAAGCGCCGGTGAAACTAATTCTcggattattattttattttctattttttgtttgtttctttaacgTTCAAGGTGAGATTCAACACGTAGAACCTCAAACATGCACAACACGTACAGCCTCAGATCTACCTCAAAAAAGCAAACAACCGCCTCTGATGTGTGCCATCCTGTCATGTTtctaaacagatctgaaacagcTGGAAAAGAGGAGGAAACATGGAAAACGCGCGGAAAACGCGCGGAAAGATCGTAAAATATCCAACCACCAAGTGCCCTCTCTGTTGTGACATTCCCCGTTCccgttatttgtttatttatttttttagatttttttttcgctGGGGGAATGAGGAATGAAGATGAGGACTTACCCTGCAGCCTGCCGTCCGTTCCACACGTCCAAGCGCAAACGCCAGAAAACGAGCCGCGCAGGAGCCGGGTTACATCCTTGGCGCGCCCCACGGCGCGTGGAAGTTTCGCTAGTAAAGTGCCCCCGCGAAGAAAAGCCGCCGCAGGAGCCGCGGTGCCCTTCCCggtgccgccgccgctgctgctgccgccgccgcgcTGATCAGAATGCGGGGACGCGCCTCCGCTCGGTGCGGCATGCAGCGGGAACGGGGAGTcactctccttctccctctctctctctccctctcttgcgctcgtgctctctctctctttctcttttgcgctcgcgctctctctccttctctttgaTGAGCCACGCGCAGAAAAGAGTCTCGCGCGCGgaatatagatagacagatagatccACAGAGGATGGACGCAGAAGAACAAATGGATGAATAgaaggatgaatggatggatggatagagtgGTCCTCTGTTAGTCCTTTAGTCCTCTAGCGCGCGGATGCAGGGGGGGCACATCCCCAGCCCGgtggtctgtctctctctctctccttttctctctttctttctctgcgtGACGTGCCGTCCTTCCTTCCTTTTTCCTCTCCAAAAGCAaccccaaataagaaaaaaaaaactgggtcCGTTGACGTCCGCACGCACGAGACTGcgttaaataataaattaattaaataaattaaatagataaataacaaacaacacaaaaatcaaacaaaccaacaaaacggGGGAAAAAATGAAAGACACAGCCGCCCGCTCCGATACAAAGTATCAACAGTGTCCACAGTGTCCACCGTCCCTGTG
The DNA window shown above is from Astyanax mexicanus isolate ESR-SI-001 chromosome 16, AstMex3_surface, whole genome shotgun sequence and carries:
- the pcdh17 gene encoding protocadherin-17 isoform X1 gives rise to the protein MYHSIFPFLLLWVQALTLKNLNYSIPEEKIQGVIGNIAKDAGLELGEQGKKSNFRVLENSAPHLIDVDPESGLLYTKQRIDREALCKRNPRCQLSMEVFANDKEICMIKVEIQDINDNPPSFPSEQIDIDISENAAPGTRFPLAAAYDPDTRENGLKTYQITRDDYSIFSLDVKSRGDGTKFPELVVQRSLDREERSHHTLIITATDGGEYPKSGTMQINVKVTDSNDNSPVFEQPSYVVEIPENSPPGTVLIDLNATDPDEGSNGQVTYAFSCYVPDRIKELFTIDPRTGVIKIQGKIDYEENPIIEIDVQAKDQGPNPIPGHCKVTVKVLDRNDNWPSIGFVAVRQGAVSEAAAPGTVIALVRVTDKDSGRNGQLQCRILGNVPFRLEENSDNFYTVVTDRPLDREVKDEYNITIVAKDNGNPPLNSTKSFTVKILDENDNAPRFTKMVYLLQVPENNIPGEYLGSVLAHDPDLGQNGTVSYSLLPSNVSEESITTYVNIKPTDGAIYALRSFNYEQTKYFDFKVQAKDSGNPHLESNTTVRVSVLDVNDNIPVIVLPLLQNDTAEIYVPRNVGVGHIITTVRAVDNDFGESGRLTYEISDGNEDHLFDIDAVTGEVRTAQPLWEEVSPVVELIIKVTDHGKPTLSAMAKLVVKAYSGPLPEGEPRINEEQQSWDMSLPLIVTLSIISVMLLAAMIAIAVKCKRENKEIRTYNCRIAEYSHPQLGKSKKKKINKNDIMLVQSEVEERDTMNVMNVVSSPSLATSPMYFDYQTRLPLSSPRSEVMYLKPNANNLSVPQGHVGCHTSFTGPVTSTTETPVNRMSIIQTDSFPAEPNYMGSRQQFVQSSSTFKDPERASLRDSGHGDSDQADSDQDTNKGSCCDMSAKEALKMKATGLKPQPLEQEEDCVNCTDECRVLGHSDRCWMPQFPVAGGGGAGAPQAEGSDYRTNLFVPAGMEAVTVEPETYEAVGNPNGKKTFCTFGKERRDHTILVANVKPYLKAKRALSPLLQEVPSASCSPTKGCNTGSPCSSAKGVADGAEGKPSSSHYGVPDGQYASPSKQSREQGYSDPVAKVLAEARSRISQETAAEMQDCALEQGGGELGRGGGMDADQVVRDIDKLLQDCRGNEATSVRK
- the pcdh17 gene encoding protocadherin-17 isoform X2; the protein is MYHSIFPFLLLWVQALTLKNLNYSIPEEKIQGVIGNIAKDAGLELGEQGKKSNFRVLENSAPHLIDVDPESGLLYTKQRIDREALCKRNPRCQLSMEVFANDKEICMIKVEIQDINDNPPSFPSEQIDIDISENAAPGTRFPLAAAYDPDTRENGLKTYQITRDDYSIFSLDVKSRGDGTKFPELVVQRSLDREERSHHTLIITATDGGEYPKSGTMQINVKVTDSNDNSPVFEQPSYVVEIPENSPPGTVLIDLNATDPDEGSNGQVTYAFSCYVPDRIKELFTIDPRTGVIKIQGKIDYEENPIIEIDVQAKDQGPNPIPGHCKVTVKVLDRNDNWPSIGFVAVRQGAVSEAAAPGTVIALVRVTDKDSGRNGQLQCRILGNVPFRLEENSDNFYTVVTDRPLDREVKDEYNITIVAKDNGNPPLNSTKSFTVKILDENDNAPRFTKMVYLLQVPENNIPGEYLGSVLAHDPDLGQNGTVSYSLLPSNVSEESITTYVNIKPTDGAIYALRSFNYEQTKYFDFKVQAKDSGNPHLESNTTVRVSVLDVNDNIPVIVLPLLQNDTAEIYVPRNVGVGHIITTVRAVDNDFGESGRLTYEISDGNEDHLFDIDAVTGEVRTAQPLWEEVSPVVELIIKVTDHGKPTLSAMAKLVVKAYSGPLPEGEPRINEEQQSWDMSLPLIVTLSIISVMLLAAMIAIAVKCKRENKEIRTYNCRIAEYSHPQLGKSKKKKINKNDIMLVQSEVEERDTMNVMNVVSSPSLATSPMYFDYQTRLPLSSPRSEVMYLKPNANNLSVPQGHVGCHTSFTGPVTSTTETPVNRMSIIQTDSFPAEPNYMGSRQQFVQSSTFKDPERASLRDSGHGDSDQADSDQDTNKGSCCDMSAKEALKMKATGLKPQPLEQEEDCVNCTDECRVLGHSDRCWMPQFPVAGGGGAGAPQAEGSDYRTNLFVPAGMEAVTVEPETYEAVGNPNGKKTFCTFGKERRDHTILVANVKPYLKAKRALSPLLQEVPSASCSPTKGCNTGSPCSSAKGVADGAEGKPSSSHYGVPDGQYASPSKQSREQGYSDPVAKVLAEARSRISQETAAEMQDCALEQGGGELGRGGGMDADQVVRDIDKLLQDCRGNEATSVRK